Proteins encoded together in one Vibrio metoecus window:
- the narQ gene encoding nitrate/nitrite two-component system sensor histidine kinase NarQ has translation MAKAMLLILFLSALTTGVAIVTLASSLNDAEAVNVSGSMRMQSYRLAYDIQTQSPDYPAHIFLFENSLYSPSMLALLDWTVPDDIQQDYYQLIERWHRLKKVLNSEHKAEYLHHVAPFVSLVDNFVLKLQRFSERKLIALAAVGSFGLGGIFAVSLFVVYYIREEVVRPLNAMVAASEKIKNRIFEVSLDESSSTEMGILTRTFNSMAGDLGKLYRGLEHAVNEKTHKLQMANQSLQVLYHSSQELTASRITASNFQTILRHWIRVDGINALRLEIEEEAGKSLILQEGEPSGAEMFHTPLTLDGHHLGLLYWDAGSPEPDRALIDNFALILSRAIYYNQAQRQAEQLLLMEERATIARELHDSLAQSLSYLKIQLTLLKRSVMPLKPCGDLSKTESIISEIDKGLSDAYTQLRELLTTFRLTLTEGSFGQSLQGMLSQLSGQTEAKIELHNALSSIALDAHQQVHLVQLIREATINAIKHANANRIVVNCQEVGDTVQVTIEDDGVGFDPQDHKLNHYGMSIMQERTARLRGELKVESAPGKGCKIVLTYQQGEEKNKNEL, from the coding sequence ATGGCGAAAGCCATGTTGTTGATTCTGTTTCTATCAGCGTTGACAACGGGGGTGGCGATCGTAACGTTGGCGTCTTCTCTCAATGATGCGGAAGCGGTGAATGTGTCAGGCTCGATGCGGATGCAAAGCTACCGTTTAGCGTACGATATCCAAACCCAATCGCCGGATTATCCTGCCCACATATTTTTGTTTGAAAACTCGCTCTATTCGCCTTCAATGCTTGCTCTGCTAGATTGGACAGTGCCAGATGATATTCAACAGGATTATTACCAGTTAATAGAACGCTGGCATCGACTGAAAAAAGTGCTTAACAGTGAGCACAAAGCGGAATATCTCCATCATGTCGCACCTTTTGTCAGTTTAGTCGACAACTTCGTTCTTAAGCTGCAGCGTTTTTCTGAGCGTAAGTTAATTGCTTTAGCGGCAGTCGGCAGTTTTGGCTTAGGGGGGATTTTTGCTGTTTCCCTGTTCGTGGTTTACTACATTCGAGAAGAAGTCGTACGTCCGCTCAATGCGATGGTGGCCGCCAGTGAGAAGATTAAAAACCGCATTTTTGAGGTTTCATTGGATGAAAGCAGCAGCACAGAAATGGGGATTTTGACCCGTACCTTTAACAGTATGGCGGGGGATCTCGGCAAGCTGTACCGTGGGTTAGAGCATGCGGTCAATGAAAAAACACACAAACTACAAATGGCAAATCAGTCCTTGCAGGTGTTGTACCACTCCTCACAAGAGCTGACGGCATCACGCATCACCGCGAGTAATTTCCAAACCATTCTTCGCCATTGGATCCGGGTCGATGGCATTAACGCACTACGCTTGGAAATTGAAGAAGAAGCGGGTAAGTCATTAATTTTGCAAGAAGGTGAACCAAGCGGAGCGGAGATGTTCCACACTCCACTGACGTTGGATGGACACCATCTTGGCCTTTTATATTGGGATGCAGGATCGCCAGAGCCGGATCGGGCTCTGATTGATAACTTTGCGCTGATATTGTCGCGAGCCATTTATTACAATCAGGCGCAGCGACAAGCTGAGCAGCTGCTTTTGATGGAGGAGCGAGCCACCATAGCACGTGAATTGCATGATTCGTTGGCTCAGTCGCTCTCTTATTTGAAAATTCAATTAACCCTGTTGAAACGTTCAGTGATGCCATTAAAACCTTGTGGTGATCTGAGTAAGACGGAAAGTATTATCAGCGAGATCGATAAAGGCCTATCGGATGCTTATACCCAATTGCGTGAGCTGCTGACCACTTTCCGCCTCACTTTAACGGAGGGCAGTTTTGGTCAGTCTCTACAAGGCATGTTGAGCCAGCTTTCGGGGCAAACGGAAGCTAAAATTGAACTGCACAATGCACTTTCCTCAATAGCGTTGGATGCTCATCAGCAAGTGCATCTCGTGCAGTTGATCCGAGAAGCGACCATCAATGCCATCAAGCATGCTAATGCCAATCGAATTGTGGTCAATTGCCAAGAAGTCGGTGATACAGTTCAAGTCACTATTGAAGATGATGGCGTGGGCTTTGACCCACAAGATCACAAGCTCAACCACTATGGTATGAGCATTATGCAAGAACGTACCGCTCGCTTGCGCGGCGAATTAAAAGTGGAATCCGCTCCGGGTAAAGGCTGCAAAATTGTGCTGACTTACCAACAGGGCGAGGAGAAAAATAAAAATGAGTTGTAG
- the napF gene encoding ferredoxin-type protein NapF, which produces MVDLSKRRWFAPARQLDQSQVRLPWLARPQTFIDECTRCGKCVDACETHIIEKGDGGFPRVNFTVDECTFCYQCAQSCPEPIFLPQDQTPWIAAVDISNQCLANNQVECRSCQDACPEEAIHFALQIGRTASPQVNSQNCSGCGACVPVCPSNAMTVHYTQNIA; this is translated from the coding sequence ATGGTCGATTTAAGTAAACGACGCTGGTTTGCCCCCGCTCGTCAGTTAGACCAGAGCCAAGTCCGACTACCTTGGTTAGCACGTCCACAAACTTTTATCGATGAATGCACCCGTTGTGGTAAATGCGTAGATGCCTGTGAAACCCACATTATTGAAAAAGGTGATGGCGGTTTTCCACGGGTCAATTTTACTGTGGATGAGTGCACATTTTGCTATCAATGCGCTCAAAGCTGCCCTGAACCAATTTTCCTACCACAAGACCAAACCCCTTGGATAGCTGCGGTTGACATCTCCAACCAATGTTTAGCGAATAACCAAGTTGAGTGTCGTTCTTGCCAAGATGCCTGCCCAGAAGAGGCCATTCATTTTGCGCTACAAATTGGTCGCACTGCGAGCCCACAAGTGAACTCGCAAAACTGTTCTGGTTGCGGTGCTTGCGTTCCAGTTTGTCCAAGCAACGCAATGACGGTTCACTATACTCAAAACATCGCTTAG
- a CDS encoding chaperone NapD translates to MSQPVASLHEVHISSLVVHTLPEHLLTVKQQVSELRDVEIYGEDPQGKLVVVIETDRQGFITETIEQINNLPNVLNAFLVFHQVETATEEEL, encoded by the coding sequence ATGTCACAACCTGTAGCTTCACTGCATGAAGTACACATCTCCAGCTTGGTGGTTCACACCTTGCCAGAGCATCTACTCACCGTAAAACAGCAAGTGAGCGAACTGCGTGACGTGGAAATTTACGGCGAAGATCCGCAAGGCAAACTCGTCGTGGTGATTGAAACCGATCGTCAAGGATTTATCACCGAAACAATTGAACAGATAAATAATCTTCCTAATGTGCTTAACGCTTTTTTGGTTTTCCATCAGGTAGAAACAGCAACAGAAGAAGAACTATAG
- the napA gene encoding periplasmic nitrate reductase subunit alpha, producing the protein MKMTRRAFVKANAAASAAAVAGITLPASATNLIASSDQTAIHWDKAPCRFCGTGCSVLVGTQDGRVVATQGDPEAPVNKGLNCIKGYFLSKIMYGQDRLKTPLLRMKDGQYHKDGEFTPVSWDTAFDVMAEKWKASLKAKGPTSVGMFGSGQWTVMEGYAAVKLMKAGFRSNNIDPNARHCMASAVVGFMRTFGIDEPMGCYDDFEHADAFVLWGSNMAEMHPVLWTRITDRRLSHPHVKVNVLSTYYHRSFELADHGYIFHPQSDLAIANFIANYIIQNDAVNWDFVNKHTHFKQAVTDIGYGLRDDDPLQKKAKNPNSGDVSDISFEEYKKSVAPYTVEKASEISGVAPDKLITLAKQYADPNTKVMSLWTMGMNQHTRGVWMQSLVYNLHLLTGKIATPGNSPFSLTGQPSACGTAREVGTFAHRLPADMVVANPKHRAIAEKVWKLPEGTIPPKPGFHAVQQDRMLKDGVLNCYWVQCNNNMQAGPNINTERLPGYRNPENFIVVSDAYPTVTAQAADLVLPTAMWVEKEGAYGNAERRTQVWYQQVKTVGESHSDSWQVIEFSKRFKVEEVWPEELLAKAPQYRGKTLYDVLFKNGQVDKFPLSEARELNDDAHHFGFYIQKGLFEEYAEFGRGHGHDLAPYDVYHQVRGLRWPVVDGKETKWRFKEGSDPYAKAGSGWDFYGKPDGKAWIISSPYEAPPEVPNEEYDLWLCTGRVLEHWHTGTMTRRVPELYKAVPDALCFMHHEDAQARGLRRGDEVLISNSRGEVRVRVETRGRNKPPKGLVFVPFFDARILINKLILDATDPLSKQTDFKKCPVKITKVA; encoded by the coding sequence ATGAAAATGACCAGACGTGCGTTTGTGAAAGCAAACGCAGCCGCCTCAGCTGCGGCGGTTGCAGGGATCACCCTCCCCGCTTCTGCCACCAACTTGATCGCTAGCTCCGATCAAACCGCTATTCATTGGGACAAAGCGCCTTGTCGTTTTTGTGGTACAGGTTGCTCTGTGCTGGTCGGTACCCAAGATGGTCGCGTTGTCGCCACTCAAGGTGACCCTGAAGCGCCAGTGAACAAAGGCCTTAACTGTATTAAGGGCTACTTCCTCTCAAAAATCATGTACGGCCAAGATCGCTTAAAAACGCCTCTGCTGCGTATGAAAGATGGTCAATACCACAAAGACGGTGAATTCACTCCAGTCTCTTGGGATACCGCATTTGATGTGATGGCTGAAAAATGGAAAGCCTCGCTTAAAGCCAAAGGCCCAACCAGTGTAGGTATGTTCGGTTCTGGTCAGTGGACAGTCATGGAAGGTTATGCCGCGGTGAAACTGATGAAAGCCGGTTTCCGCTCCAACAACATTGACCCGAACGCGCGCCACTGTATGGCTTCTGCGGTAGTAGGCTTCATGCGTACCTTTGGTATTGATGAACCTATGGGCTGTTATGACGACTTTGAACATGCCGATGCTTTTGTGCTTTGGGGTTCAAACATGGCGGAAATGCACCCAGTTCTCTGGACTCGCATCACTGATCGTCGTCTAAGCCATCCTCACGTTAAAGTGAATGTGCTCTCAACGTATTACCACCGTTCATTTGAGTTGGCAGATCACGGCTACATTTTCCACCCACAGTCTGACTTAGCGATTGCCAACTTCATCGCCAACTACATCATTCAAAACGATGCGGTGAACTGGGACTTTGTGAACAAACACACCCACTTCAAACAAGCGGTAACGGATATCGGTTACGGTCTGCGTGACGATGACCCACTGCAGAAAAAGGCGAAAAATCCCAACTCTGGTGATGTCAGCGATATTTCGTTTGAAGAGTACAAAAAATCGGTTGCGCCATACACGGTTGAAAAAGCCTCAGAAATTTCAGGTGTGGCACCGGATAAACTGATCACGCTCGCGAAACAGTATGCCGATCCAAACACCAAAGTAATGTCGCTCTGGACCATGGGTATGAACCAACATACTCGCGGTGTATGGATGCAAAGTTTGGTGTACAACCTGCACCTGCTTACCGGCAAAATCGCTACCCCAGGCAACAGCCCATTCTCACTGACCGGTCAACCCTCAGCCTGTGGTACTGCTCGTGAAGTCGGTACCTTTGCACACCGTTTGCCAGCCGACATGGTGGTGGCTAACCCTAAACACCGTGCGATTGCAGAAAAAGTATGGAAACTGCCTGAAGGTACTATCCCACCTAAACCGGGCTTCCACGCGGTACAGCAAGACCGCATGCTCAAAGATGGCGTACTGAACTGTTACTGGGTGCAATGTAATAACAACATGCAAGCGGGTCCAAACATCAATACTGAGCGTTTACCGGGCTACCGCAACCCTGAAAACTTCATCGTAGTGTCTGATGCTTACCCAACCGTAACGGCGCAAGCGGCTGACCTTGTTCTGCCAACCGCCATGTGGGTAGAAAAAGAAGGGGCTTACGGTAACGCGGAACGCCGTACTCAAGTGTGGTATCAACAAGTTAAAACTGTCGGAGAATCTCACTCAGATTCATGGCAAGTGATTGAGTTTTCAAAACGCTTCAAAGTGGAAGAAGTGTGGCCGGAAGAGTTACTGGCGAAAGCACCGCAATACCGTGGTAAAACCCTGTATGACGTACTGTTCAAAAACGGTCAGGTGGATAAGTTCCCACTGAGCGAAGCGCGTGAACTCAACGATGATGCACACCACTTTGGCTTCTACATCCAGAAAGGGCTGTTTGAAGAGTATGCCGAGTTCGGTCGCGGCCATGGTCACGATTTAGCGCCTTACGATGTTTACCACCAAGTTCGCGGCTTACGTTGGCCGGTTGTCGATGGTAAAGAGACTAAGTGGCGCTTTAAAGAAGGATCTGACCCTTATGCGAAAGCAGGTTCAGGTTGGGACTTCTACGGCAAACCGGATGGTAAAGCGTGGATCATCTCCTCGCCTTACGAAGCACCACCAGAAGTACCGAATGAAGAGTACGATCTGTGGCTCTGTACAGGCCGTGTTCTTGAGCACTGGCATACCGGCACCATGACACGTCGTGTCCCTGAGCTGTATAAAGCGGTGCCAGATGCGCTGTGCTTTATGCACCATGAAGATGCGCAAGCACGCGGTTTACGCCGTGGCGATGAAGTGCTGATCTCCAACTCGCGTGGTGAAGTTCGAGTACGTGTGGAAACTCGCGGTCGTAATAAGCCGCCAAAAGGCTTGGTGTTCGTGCCTTTCTTTGATGCTCGCATTCTGATCAATAAGTTGATCCTCGATGCAACCGACCCACTCTCGAAACAGACTGACTTCAAGAAGTGCCCGGTTAAGATCACCAAAGTCGCGTAA
- a CDS encoding nitrate reductase cytochrome c-type subunit, whose protein sequence is MKKQLIAFLSVFTVLAGIAHAELNNPGGIGGLESLRGASEIEATRAADPMKKYPREQALDSDFVYQPPLIPHNIRNYEVSLNANKCLSCHSWKNAKEMGATKISVTHFVNREDAVLSDVSPRRYFCLQCHVPQADAKPLVENDFERVDSLR, encoded by the coding sequence ATGAAAAAACAACTCATTGCCTTTCTTTCAGTGTTTACTGTGCTGGCAGGTATCGCTCACGCTGAGCTGAACAATCCAGGCGGTATCGGTGGTTTAGAATCACTGCGTGGGGCGAGTGAAATTGAAGCAACTCGCGCTGCAGACCCAATGAAGAAATACCCACGTGAGCAAGCGTTGGACAGTGACTTTGTCTATCAGCCACCACTGATCCCACACAACATTCGCAACTATGAAGTGTCGTTGAATGCGAACAAGTGCCTCTCTTGTCACAGTTGGAAAAATGCCAAAGAGATGGGCGCAACCAAGATCAGCGTGACTCACTTTGTGAATCGTGAAGATGCGGTACTGTCGGATGTTTCTCCACGCCGCTACTTCTGTTTGCAGTGTCACGTCCCTCAAGCGGATGCAAAACCGCTGGTAGAGAACGATTTCGAACGTGTTGATTCACTTCGTTAA
- a CDS encoding NapC/NirT family cytochrome c, giving the protein MKFLKAFWLRLSRPSKAAVGVVLLMGFVGGLLFWGAFNTGMEATNSEEFCSGCHAPIVAEIQETIHYSNRSGVRAICSDCHVPHEWTDKIVRKVQASKELVAHFIGTIDTQEKFQARRAHLAEREWARLKKNDSLECRNCHQFNYMDFSEQSSRAVQQHSTALASGEKTCVDCHKGIAHNLPDMHGVEGWQ; this is encoded by the coding sequence ATGAAATTTCTGAAAGCGTTTTGGCTTCGTTTGTCTCGTCCAAGTAAAGCCGCCGTGGGTGTGGTTTTACTGATGGGCTTTGTGGGCGGCCTGCTATTTTGGGGCGCCTTCAACACCGGAATGGAAGCGACCAACAGCGAAGAGTTTTGCTCAGGTTGTCACGCGCCGATTGTGGCCGAAATCCAAGAGACGATTCACTATTCAAACCGCTCTGGGGTTCGCGCTATTTGTTCTGACTGCCATGTCCCTCACGAATGGACAGATAAAATTGTGCGTAAAGTGCAAGCGTCCAAAGAACTGGTCGCGCACTTTATCGGCACTATCGATACTCAAGAGAAGTTCCAAGCCCGCCGCGCACATTTGGCGGAACGTGAATGGGCTCGGTTGAAAAAGAACGATTCATTGGAATGTCGAAACTGTCACCAGTTCAACTACATGGATTTTTCAGAGCAAAGTAGCCGCGCAGTGCAACAGCACTCTACGGCATTGGCCTCTGGCGAAAAAACCTGTGTTGACTGCCATAAAGGTATCGCGCATAACCTACCCGACATGCATGGTGTTGAAGGCTGGCAATAA
- a CDS encoding TIGR02808 family protein has product MSTLESIFWHVLGYSAMPVIILAGFLGVAVVSIGLLAMTKDK; this is encoded by the coding sequence ATGAGTACTCTTGAATCGATTTTTTGGCATGTACTGGGTTACAGCGCCATGCCAGTTATTATTCTGGCAGGTTTCCTTGGGGTTGCCGTTGTCTCGATTGGCCTGCTGGCCATGACCAAAGACAAATAG
- a CDS encoding HD-GYP domain-containing protein gives MKSVKIQWYVNLRQTFFCIARALDSVGIDDINHGHRVGYMAYSCAKAMEWSEEECQLVFSLGLIHDCGVAQKRDFYNLLENMQPDNVRQHCVRGYELLSHCPPLSLFADAILYHHTPWKDLKNIDIADRDKRFAALIFLSDRIDYLKELYPKDQFGNVTQEARNQVCLEIGRLSGTLFERDLVREMQNLLEKEFIWFSMDYQHVEALGQTLPSIPFFEQKLGVDDVMSIAMLMANIVDAKSQFTFYHSQKVAEICQRLAKELGLDPEMQKALYLTGLVHDIGKLHTPEDILHKPSKLNESEYLCIQRHSTDSRYTLQMMFGNSMICEWAGNHHERLDGSGYPRGLQGSEIDLPSRIIAVADVFQALTQARPYRGRMSLKEVMNILSHEVSCGRLDNQVFEVIVRNDQAFYDLSIQESVNEWVSVH, from the coding sequence ATGAAATCAGTAAAAATCCAATGGTATGTCAATTTACGACAAACATTTTTCTGCATCGCGCGAGCGTTAGATTCGGTGGGTATTGATGATATCAATCATGGTCATCGTGTTGGATATATGGCGTATTCCTGCGCCAAAGCGATGGAATGGAGTGAGGAGGAGTGTCAATTAGTTTTTTCTTTAGGTTTGATCCATGACTGTGGCGTAGCCCAGAAGCGTGATTTCTACAATCTGCTTGAAAATATGCAGCCGGATAATGTTCGTCAACACTGTGTGAGAGGTTATGAGCTGCTTTCGCATTGCCCTCCTTTGTCTCTGTTTGCCGATGCGATCTTGTATCACCACACGCCTTGGAAAGATCTGAAAAATATTGATATTGCAGATCGAGATAAACGTTTTGCTGCATTGATTTTTTTATCAGACCGGATTGATTACCTCAAAGAATTGTACCCCAAAGATCAATTTGGCAATGTAACCCAAGAGGCGCGTAATCAAGTTTGCTTAGAGATTGGGCGTTTAAGTGGCACCTTGTTTGAGCGTGACTTAGTCCGTGAAATGCAAAACTTATTGGAGAAGGAGTTTATTTGGTTCTCCATGGATTATCAGCATGTTGAAGCGTTAGGGCAGACCTTACCATCTATTCCATTCTTTGAGCAGAAGCTCGGAGTTGATGATGTGATGTCGATTGCGATGTTGATGGCGAATATCGTCGATGCCAAAAGCCAATTCACTTTCTACCATTCGCAAAAAGTGGCTGAGATTTGTCAGCGGTTAGCTAAGGAACTTGGGTTGGATCCTGAGATGCAAAAGGCTTTATACCTCACAGGCTTAGTACACGATATTGGTAAGCTCCATACCCCAGAAGATATTTTACATAAGCCTAGCAAACTCAATGAAAGTGAGTATTTGTGCATTCAGCGTCACTCTACCGATTCTCGCTACACCTTACAGATGATGTTTGGTAACTCCATGATTTGTGAATGGGCGGGTAATCATCATGAACGGTTGGATGGTTCCGGTTATCCTAGAGGGCTGCAAGGTTCAGAGATTGATCTGCCTTCTCGGATTATTGCTGTGGCCGATGTATTTCAAGCGTTAACCCAAGCGCGGCCTTATCGTGGGAGAATGTCACTCAAAGAGGTGATGAATATTCTTTCTCACGAAGTCAGTTGTGGACGCCTTGATAACCAAGTGTTTGAAGTGATAGTGCGTAATGACCAAGCGTTTTATGATTTGTCTATTCAGGAAAGTGTCAATGAATGGGTGTCTGTTCATTAG
- a CDS encoding response regulator transcription factor has translation MITIALVDDHTIVRSGFAQLLNLEQDIRVQGEYESAKEAFHALTQSEVDVAIIDISMPDENGLSLLERLRQHNPRFKAIILSIYDSASFVKKALDAGAQGYLSKRCGPSELVSAIRTVASGRRYLCADALVNLSNPDINNVLADLTKREVEVFDLLVQGKEVKEIAQTLFLSHKTVHVHRANILSKLNLTNNVDVIRFALQHHLLVDG, from the coding sequence ATGATTACCATTGCGCTGGTGGATGACCACACGATTGTTCGTTCGGGTTTCGCTCAGCTACTCAATCTTGAGCAAGATATAAGGGTGCAAGGTGAGTACGAAAGTGCAAAAGAGGCCTTTCATGCCCTTACCCAATCGGAGGTTGATGTTGCTATCATCGATATTTCGATGCCGGATGAAAATGGGCTGAGCCTGCTAGAGCGGTTGCGCCAACATAACCCGCGTTTCAAAGCGATCATCCTCAGTATTTATGATTCTGCTTCATTTGTGAAAAAAGCCTTGGATGCTGGAGCACAAGGTTACCTATCCAAACGATGTGGTCCAAGCGAGCTAGTGAGTGCGATTCGTACCGTTGCCTCTGGCAGACGCTATTTGTGCGCCGATGCCTTGGTCAATTTGAGTAATCCCGATATCAATAATGTGCTTGCCGACCTTACCAAGCGTGAAGTTGAAGTGTTTGATTTATTGGTACAAGGCAAAGAAGTGAAAGAGATCGCGCAAACGCTGTTTCTCAGCCATAAAACCGTTCACGTTCACCGAGCCAACATTTTGAGCAAATTAAACCTAACCAATAACGTGGATGTGATCCGCTTTGCTTTGCAGCACCACCTGCTCGTGGATGGTTAA
- the uhpB gene encoding signal transduction histidine-protein kinase/phosphatase UhpB: protein MAKLFPLIFAFALYSISQFSLWNVSQYLSHNPLQAYLLFPTGLRLAVYLLARPTQTWVWLLSDMLLAGAILVLLPDQSSPLMLLMPWVVWLAVVIARRHWPKLHLYWQKLLLIVALVLLHTILVGLTFTLLAKPLQMGAETLIAVSIASLTGGIVLTPFLYLVADYLRHQTWHPLSPQLIHHDVKLKPKMLMWSLLFFSLGLLAELTLLEQMKPFALLIILLPTIFLAYRYGWQGGVLASSLNCILLATARQFSGSFSSDQELLIFMSSQAFVGLGLGIAISRQHQLALLLQKMNTRLAKELREKQDLARQLVSVEEQIRKSVARELHDEIGQNITAIQIQSMLAERLASNDQAKQAASTVQSLAMRIHQSTRQLLKQLRPHILDELGLEHAIRQLVQEMRFAEQGMTVRLNMGVNPQKLDDTTRVTLYRIVQELLNNISKHAKATRVHISLFPGSEMVLEVKDDGIGLPTDWRGRGQGLKGLSERVSALGGQLKMTSSTFQTGTRIIVNLPTKRSITSEKLGNIPR, encoded by the coding sequence ATGGCCAAGCTGTTTCCACTGATTTTTGCTTTTGCGCTCTACAGTATTAGCCAATTTAGTCTATGGAATGTCAGCCAATATTTGAGCCACAATCCGCTCCAAGCCTACTTACTTTTCCCCACCGGCTTACGCTTGGCGGTCTATTTGTTAGCACGCCCAACACAGACTTGGGTTTGGTTACTGAGTGACATGCTTTTGGCTGGCGCGATCTTGGTGTTACTTCCAGACCAATCCAGCCCTTTGATGCTGCTGATGCCTTGGGTGGTTTGGCTAGCTGTAGTCATTGCCCGCCGACACTGGCCGAAATTACATTTGTATTGGCAAAAGTTACTGCTGATTGTGGCACTGGTGCTGCTGCACACCATTTTGGTAGGCCTGACTTTTACCTTGTTGGCGAAACCGCTACAAATGGGGGCGGAGACGTTAATTGCCGTGAGTATCGCTTCGCTCACGGGAGGCATTGTACTGACCCCATTTTTGTATCTGGTGGCCGACTATCTCCGTCACCAAACGTGGCATCCGCTTTCTCCACAACTGATTCACCACGATGTGAAACTTAAACCGAAAATGTTGATGTGGAGCTTACTGTTTTTCAGCTTAGGACTGCTGGCGGAGCTGACGTTACTTGAGCAGATGAAGCCGTTTGCCCTATTGATCATCTTGCTCCCGACGATTTTTCTTGCCTATCGTTATGGTTGGCAAGGCGGCGTGTTGGCGAGCAGTTTAAACTGCATTCTGCTAGCGACGGCACGCCAGTTCAGTGGTTCATTCTCTTCGGATCAAGAGCTGCTGATTTTTATGTCGAGCCAAGCTTTTGTCGGGCTTGGATTGGGTATCGCCATTAGCCGCCAGCATCAGCTCGCTTTATTGCTGCAAAAAATGAACACCCGCTTAGCCAAAGAGCTGCGTGAAAAGCAAGATCTCGCGCGCCAGCTTGTTTCTGTGGAAGAGCAGATTCGCAAATCCGTTGCCCGTGAACTGCACGATGAGATTGGCCAAAACATTACCGCGATTCAAATTCAATCCATGCTCGCTGAACGTTTAGCCAGTAATGATCAAGCCAAACAAGCGGCTTCTACTGTGCAGTCACTCGCCATGCGGATTCATCAATCCACACGTCAGCTCTTAAAGCAACTACGCCCGCATATTTTGGATGAACTCGGATTAGAACATGCCATTCGCCAACTGGTGCAAGAAATGCGTTTTGCCGAACAAGGTATGACGGTTCGCCTCAATATGGGGGTCAATCCGCAAAAGCTGGACGATACCACGCGAGTCACTCTGTATCGGATTGTGCAGGAGTTGCTGAACAACATTTCCAAACATGCCAAAGCCACCCGCGTACACATCAGCCTATTTCCGGGAAGTGAAATGGTTTTGGAAGTCAAAGACGATGGCATTGGTTTGCCTACCGACTGGCGGGGGCGTGGGCAAGGCTTAAAAGGATTGAGCGAACGTGTATCTGCACTCGGCGGTCAATTAAAGATGACGTCATCCACTTTCCAAACTGGCACGCGAATAATTGTTAACTTACCCACAAAACGCTCAATAACCAGCGAAAAACTAGGAAATATTCCTAGATGA